A genome region from Bombilactobacillus bombi includes the following:
- a CDS encoding carbamoyl phosphate synthase small subunit: MKRYLVLEDGSIYPGWAFGAPGETIGELVFNTGMSGYQESITDQSYNGEILMFTYPLIGNYGINRDDDESLQPTCQAVVVHELARRPSNWRQTLSLDEYLKIHQIPGICGIDTRAVTRHIRQQGALKAAIVNQVNDNTIQNLQHQQLPHNQVAMSTTKNPYPGPATGHKVVVVDFGLKNSILRQLAQRNCNFTVVPADSTAAEILNLNPDGVLLSNGPGDPKDVPQALEMIRTVEQQVPLFGICLGHQLFALANGADTYKLKFGHRGFNHPVRNLATGNIAFTSQNHGYAVSRQSLTATNLKVTHEEINDQTVEGLQHQQYPAFSVQFHPDAAPGPHDAAALFDQFIQLMDNNSQQEASHDTAY; this comes from the coding sequence ATGAAACGCTACTTAGTCTTAGAAGATGGCAGTATCTATCCTGGTTGGGCTTTTGGTGCGCCTGGTGAAACCATCGGCGAGTTGGTCTTTAATACAGGCATGTCAGGTTATCAAGAATCAATAACCGACCAATCCTACAATGGGGAAATCTTGATGTTTACTTATCCATTGATTGGCAATTATGGGATTAATCGGGATGATGATGAATCTTTGCAGCCGACCTGCCAAGCAGTGGTTGTACATGAATTAGCACGTCGCCCCAGCAATTGGCGCCAAACTTTAAGCTTGGATGAATATCTGAAAATTCATCAAATCCCCGGCATTTGTGGAATTGATACACGGGCTGTAACTCGACATATTCGCCAACAAGGAGCCTTAAAAGCAGCCATTGTTAATCAAGTGAATGACAACACCATTCAAAATTTACAACACCAGCAATTACCTCATAACCAAGTAGCAATGAGTACGACTAAAAATCCTTATCCTGGTCCAGCTACAGGACATAAGGTCGTTGTTGTAGACTTTGGTTTGAAAAATTCTATTTTACGGCAATTAGCTCAACGCAATTGTAACTTTACGGTTGTTCCGGCTGACAGTACCGCAGCAGAAATTTTAAACTTAAATCCTGATGGAGTTTTATTAAGTAACGGCCCTGGTGATCCTAAAGATGTACCGCAAGCTTTGGAAATGATTCGCACAGTAGAACAACAAGTTCCGTTATTTGGAATTTGTCTAGGGCATCAGCTATTTGCCTTGGCTAATGGAGCTGATACTTATAAGTTGAAATTCGGTCATCGCGGTTTTAATCATCCAGTGCGCAATTTAGCTACTGGTAATATTGCTTTTACTTCGCAAAATCATGGTTATGCGGTTAGTCGGCAGTCTTTAACGGCGACAAATTTGAAAGTAACTCACGAAGAAATTAACGATCAAACCGTTGAAGGTCTGCAGCATCAACAATATCCAGCCTTTTCCGTCCAATTTCATCCGGATGCTGCACCCGGACCACATGATGCAGCCGCATTATTCGATCAATTTATTCAATTAATGGATAACAATTCACAACAGGAGGCTTCCCATGACACAGCGTACTGA